The Helicobacter pylori genome includes a window with the following:
- a CDS encoding peptidylprolyl isomerase, producing MIEWMQNHRKYLVVTIWISTIAFIAAGMIGWGQYSFSLDSDSAAKVGQIKISQEELAQEYRRLKDAYAESIPNFKELTEDQIKAMHLEKSALDSLINQALLRNLALDLGLGATKQEVAKEIRKTSVFQKDGVFDEELYKNILKQSHYRPKHFEESVERLLILQKISTLFPKTTTPLEQSSLSLWAKLQDKLDILILNPNDVKISLNEEEMKKYYESHKKDFKKPTSFKTRSLYFDASLEKSDLKELEEYYHKNKVSYLDKEGKLQDFKSVQEQVKHDLSMQKANEKALRSYVALKKANAQNYTTQDFEENNSPYTAEITQKLATLKPLEILKPEPFKDGFIVVQLVSQTKDELQNFDEAKSTLKTRLTQEKTLMALQILAKEKLKDFKGKSVGYVSPNFGGTINELNQEESAKFINTLFNRQEKKGFIAIGDKVVLYQITDQNFNHSFSAEESQYMQRLVNNTKTDFFDKALIEELKKRYKIVRYIQ from the coding sequence ATGATTGAATGGATGCAAAATCATAGAAAGTATTTAGTGGTTACAATATGGATAAGCACGATCGCTTTTATTGCCGCCGGAATGATAGGCTGGGGGCAATACAGCTTTTCTTTAGATAGCGATAGCGCTGCCAAAGTGGGACAGATCAAGATTTCTCAAGAAGAATTAGCCCAAGAATACCGCCGCCTTAAAGACGCATATGCTGAGTCTATCCCTAATTTTAAAGAACTCACTGAAGATCAAATCAAAGCCATGCATTTAGAAAAAAGCGCTCTAGATTCGCTCATCAATCAAGCCTTATTGAGAAATCTTGCTTTAGATTTAGGGCTTGGCGCTACAAAGCAAGAAGTGGCGAAAGAGATCAGAAAAACGAGCGTTTTTCAAAAAGATGGCGTTTTTGATGAAGAATTGTATAAAAATATCTTAAAGCAAAGCCATTACCGCCCCAAGCATTTTGAAGAAAGCGTTGAAAGGCTTTTAATCCTTCAAAAAATCAGCACTCTCTTCCCCAAAACCACTACCCCTTTGGAGCAATCTAGCCTATCGCTTTGGGCAAAATTGCAAGACAAATTAGACATTCTTATCCTAAACCCTAATGATGTTAAAATCTCTCTTAATGAAGAAGAGATGAAAAAATATTACGAGTCCCATAAAAAGGATTTTAAAAAGCCCACGAGCTTTAAAACACGCTCTTTGTATTTTGACGCTAGTTTGGAAAAATCCGATTTGAAAGAGTTGGAGGAATACTACCATAAAAACAAGGTGTCTTATTTGGATAAAGAGGGGAAATTACAGGATTTTAAAAGCGTTCAAGAGCAAGTCAAGCATGATTTAAGCATGCAAAAAGCGAATGAAAAAGCCTTAAGGAGTTATGTCGCTCTAAAAAAAGCGAACGCGCAAAACTACACCACGCAAGATTTTGAAGAAAACAACTCCCCCTATACTGCTGAAATCACGCAAAAACTCGCCACTCTCAAGCCCCTTGAAATCCTAAAACCAGAGCCTTTTAAAGATGGTTTTATTGTAGTGCAGCTTGTCTCTCAAACCAAAGACGAATTGCAAAATTTTGATGAAGCTAAAAGCACTCTTAAAACCCGCTTGACTCAAGAAAAAACCCTTATGGCGTTGCAAATTTTAGCTAAAGAAAAGCTTAAGGATTTTAAAGGCAAAAGCGTGGGCTATGTAAGCCCTAATTTTGGAGGCACTATTAATGAGCTTAACCAAGAAGAAAGCGCTAAGTTTATCAACACCCTTTTTAACCGCCAGGAAAAAAAGGGGTTTATCGCTATTGGCGATAAAGTAGTGCTCTATCAAATCACAGATCAAAATTTCAACCACTCATTTAGCGCAGAAGAAAGCCAGTATATGCAGCGTTTAGTCAATAACACTAAAACGGATTTTTTTGATAAAGCGTTGATAGAAGAATTGAAAAAACGCTATAAGATAGTCAGATACATTCAATAA
- a CDS encoding adenosylmethionine--8-amino-7-oxononanoate transaminase, which yields MNFQENLATLDLEYLWHPCSQMQEHQNFPIIPIKKAQGIYLYDFNDNAYMDLISSWWVNLFGHNNAYISQQLKNQIDSLEHVLLASFSHKPIITLSQRLCQLTHMDKCFYADNGSSCIEIALKMSYHAHFLKNQTRHKKLFLSLSNSYHGETLGALSVGDVKLYKDTYTPLLLKNLTTPVPKNDHEIENSLNALKRLLDKRHEEICAFIAEPLLQCAGNMHIYSAKYLKQAVLLCKQKNIHIIFDEIATGFGRTGSMFAYEQCEIEPDFLCLSKGISGGYLPLSALLTRNEIYNQFYAPYEENKAFLHSHSYTGNALACACANATLDIFEKENVIEKNKALSGFIFNALQNALKPLIEQQVVSDLRHLGMVFAFEVFIQTKERLSLAVFKKALTKGLLLRPLNNTIYLMPPYIITHEEINKAVVGLVEILDELKKG from the coding sequence ATGAATTTTCAAGAAAATTTAGCCACTTTGGATTTGGAATATCTTTGGCACCCTTGCTCGCAAATGCAAGAGCATCAAAATTTCCCCATTATCCCCATTAAAAAGGCTCAAGGGATTTACCTCTATGATTTTAATGATAACGCTTACATGGATTTAATCAGCTCATGGTGGGTGAATCTTTTTGGGCATAATAACGCCTACATCAGCCAGCAGCTTAAAAATCAAATTGATAGTTTGGAGCATGTCCTTTTGGCTTCTTTTAGTCATAAGCCCATCATCACGCTCTCTCAAAGGCTTTGCCAGCTCACTCATATGGACAAATGCTTTTATGCGGATAACGGCTCATCTTGTATTGAAATCGCTTTGAAAATGAGCTATCACGCCCATTTTTTAAAGAATCAAACGCGCCACAAAAAGCTTTTTTTATCGCTCTCTAATTCCTATCATGGCGAGACTTTGGGAGCGTTAAGCGTGGGCGATGTGAAACTTTATAAAGACACTTACACCCCACTATTACTCAAAAATCTCACCACACCCGTGCCTAAAAACGACCATGAAATAGAAAATAGTTTGAACGCTTTAAAGCGTTTGTTGGATAAGCGTCATGAAGAAATTTGCGCTTTCATTGCAGAGCCTCTTTTGCAATGTGCAGGGAACATGCATATTTATAGCGCAAAATATTTAAAACAAGCCGTTTTATTGTGCAAGCAAAAAAATATCCACATTATTTTTGATGAAATCGCTACCGGGTTTGGGCGCACAGGAAGCATGTTTGCTTATGAACAATGCGAGATTGAGCCTGATTTTTTATGCTTGTCTAAGGGGATTAGTGGGGGGTATTTGCCTTTAAGCGCGCTATTAACCCGCAATGAAATCTATAACCAATTTTATGCCCCCTATGAAGAAAATAAAGCGTTTTTGCATTCGCACAGCTACACAGGAAACGCCCTGGCATGCGCATGCGCGAACGCCACGCTGGATATTTTTGAAAAAGAAAATGTTATTGAAAAGAACAAGGCTTTAAGCGGGTTTATTTTTAACGCACTCCAAAACGCGTTAAAACCTTTGATAGAGCAACAAGTGGTGTCTGATTTAAGGCATTTGGGCATGGTTTTTGCCTTTGAAGTCTTCATTCAAACCAAAGAGCGTTTGAGTTTGGCGGTTTTTAAAAAAGCTCTAACCAAAGGCTTGTTATTGCGCCCTTTAAACAACACCATTTACCTCATGCCCCCTTACATTATCACGCATGAAGAAATCAACAAGGCGGTTGTAGGGCTAGTGGAAATTCTTGATGAGTTAAAAAAAGGCTGA
- the gatC gene encoding Asp-tRNA(Asn)/Glu-tRNA(Gln) amidotransferase subunit GatC, with protein sequence MQIDDKLLQRLEKLSMLEIKDEHKESVKGHLAEVLGFVENIFALKTSALKTDTELCTPLREDEPKSQPNIAKEILSHNKHSQDHYFVVPKIIE encoded by the coding sequence ATGCAAATTGATGATAAACTATTGCAACGCTTAGAAAAATTGAGCATGCTAGAGATTAAAGACGAACATAAAGAGAGCGTTAAAGGCCATCTAGCGGAGGTTTTAGGCTTTGTAGAAAACATTTTCGCTTTAAAAACTAGTGCGCTAAAAACAGATACAGAACTATGCACCCCTTTAAGAGAAGACGAGCCCAAAAGCCAACCTAACATCGCCAAAGAGATTTTAAGCCACAACAAACACAGCCAGGATCATTATTTCGTTGTGCCTAAAATCATTGAATAG
- the gpmI gene encoding 2,3-bisphosphoglycerate-independent phosphoglycerate mutase has product MAQKTLLIITDGIGYRKDSDHNAFFHAKKPTYDLMFKTLPYSLIDTHGLSVGLPEGQMGNSEVGHMCIGAGRVLYQDLVRISLSLQNDGLKNNPAFLNTIQKSKMVHLMGLMSDGGVHSHIEHFIALALECEKSRKRVCLHLITDGRDVAPKSALTYLETMQNICNENIQIATIGGRFYAMDRDNRFERIELAYHSLMGLNHTPLSPSEYIQSQYDKNITDEFIMPACFKDYCGMQDDESFIFINFRNDRAREIVSALGQKEFSGFKRQAFKKLHIATMTPYDNTFPYPILFPKESVQNTLAEVVSQHNLTQSHIAETEKYAHVTFFINGGVETPFKNENRVLIQSPKVTTYDLKPEMSAKEVTLAVLEQMKLGTDLIIVNFANGDMVGHTGNFEASVKAVEAVDACLWEILSLAKELDYAMLLTSDHGNCERMKDENQNPLTNHTAGSVYCFVLGDGVKSIKNGALNNIASSVLKLMGLKAPATMDEPLF; this is encoded by the coding sequence ATGGCGCAAAAAACTCTTTTGATTATCACTGATGGCATTGGGTATCGTAAAGATAGCGATCATAACGCTTTCTTCCATGCTAAAAAACCCACTTATGACTTGATGTTTAAAACCTTGCCTTATAGCCTGATTGATACGCATGGCTTGAGCGTGGGCTTACCTGAAGGGCAAATGGGGAATTCTGAAGTGGGGCATATGTGCATTGGGGCTGGTAGGGTGCTGTATCAAGATTTAGTTAGAATTTCTTTAAGCCTTCAAAACGATGGATTAAAAAACAACCCCGCTTTTTTAAACACGATCCAAAAAAGCAAAATGGTGCATCTTATGGGTTTAATGAGCGATGGAGGCGTGCATTCACACATTGAGCATTTTATCGCTTTAGCTTTAGAGTGTGAAAAATCCCGTAAAAGAGTCTGTCTGCATTTAATCACCGATGGGCGCGATGTGGCTCCTAAAAGCGCTTTAACTTATTTAGAAACCATGCAAAATATCTGCAATGAAAACATTCAAATCGCTACCATAGGCGGCCGTTTTTATGCGATGGATAGGGATAATCGCTTTGAAAGGATTGAACTTGCGTATCATAGTTTAATGGGGCTTAATCACACGCCTTTAAGCCCTAGCGAATATATCCAAAGCCAATACGATAAAAATATCACTGATGAATTTATTATGCCCGCTTGTTTTAAAGATTATTGCGGCATGCAAGATGATGAAAGCTTTATTTTTATCAATTTCAGGAATGATAGGGCTAGAGAAATCGTGAGCGCTTTAGGCCAAAAGGAATTCAGTGGCTTTAAACGCCAAGCTTTTAAAAAACTCCATATCGCTACCATGACGCCTTATGACAACACTTTCCCCTACCCTATTTTATTCCCCAAAGAAAGCGTTCAAAACACGCTCGCTGAAGTGGTGTCTCAACACAACCTGACCCAAAGCCATATCGCTGAAACTGAAAAATACGCGCATGTAACCTTTTTCATCAATGGCGGAGTGGAGACGCCTTTTAAAAATGAAAACCGAGTGCTTATCCAAAGCCCAAAAGTTACCACTTATGATTTAAAGCCTGAAATGAGCGCTAAAGAAGTAACCCTTGCGGTGTTAGAGCAAATGAAACTAGGCACGGATTTGATCATTGTGAATTTTGCTAATGGCGATATGGTAGGGCATACGGGGAATTTTGAAGCGAGTGTCAAAGCGGTAGAAGCAGTGGATGCATGTTTATGGGAAATCCTTTCACTAGCTAAAGAATTGGATTACGCCATGCTTTTAACAAGCGATCATGGGAATTGCGAGCGCATGAAAGATGAAAACCAAAACCCCTTAACCAACCACACCGCCGGGAGCGTGTATTGTTTTGTTTTAGGAGATGGAGTCAAATCCATTAAAAACGGAGCCTTAAACAATATCGCTAGCAGCGTGTTAAAACTCATGGGCCTTAAAGCCCCAGCAACGATGGACGAACCCCTATTTTAA
- the glyS gene encoding glycine--tRNA ligase subunit beta, translating to MHSDELLVEILVEELPAQALLNEYKEMPKKLHALFQKRALEVGNIEIFYTPRRLCLFIKDFPLLTQETKEEFFGPPVKIACNNEDKTQGLNALGLGFYQKLGLKDHQHFQTAFKNNKEVLYHAKIHAKEPTKDLIMPIVLEFLEGLNFGKSMRWGNVEKSFIRPIHNICVLFNGENFNDIEVKEYGFKTKQATRVHRQEGFDFIQVDSPKAYFEVLEKNHVILDPKKREAKILQEIKELETKHCIIVETDRDLLDEVVAITEYPSALLGEFDKAFLKLPSEIITTSMKENQRYFAVFSQKSQESPTLHNGFIVVSNAINKDKQKIIAGNQKVLKARLSDAVFFYENDLKKPLDNAPLESVVFVQGLGTLKDKMERELIIAQYLTQKYAPSLNMPLEKSLELIGRAVKIAKADLLSEVVYEFSELQGIMGYYYALKQNENELVALSLKEQYLPASENAPLPSSVFSAIVALSLKLDSLFSLFSAGKIPSGSKDPFALRRLSFGLLKIIAHYGLEFDLKADLKNLFEKVGVYQNFDLEILEKFLLERFHNLIDCNPSIIRSVLNTNERDIVKIIQKVKALKRFLDDPKNAQKKELLFSAFKRLANINKDRNPNESSEFSISLFKESQEYALFEAFNTIKTSAFESLDSKIEAYFGLHVPLEEYFKSVLVMDKDIEIQKNRKNFLWGVYQSFLEIGDIKEIAI from the coding sequence TTGCATTCAGATGAATTGTTAGTAGAGATTTTAGTTGAGGAATTGCCCGCACAAGCGTTATTGAATGAATATAAAGAAATGCCTAAAAAACTCCACGCTCTTTTTCAAAAGCGCGCTTTAGAAGTGGGAAATATAGAGATTTTTTACACCCCTAGGCGTTTGTGTTTGTTCATCAAAGATTTTCCTCTTTTAACCCAAGAAACCAAAGAGGAATTTTTTGGGCCTCCCGTTAAAATCGCATGCAACAATGAAGATAAAACGCAAGGGCTGAACGCATTGGGTTTAGGGTTTTATCAAAAATTAGGGTTAAAGGATCACCAGCATTTCCAAACAGCGTTTAAAAACAATAAAGAAGTGCTTTATCACGCTAAAATCCATGCGAAAGAGCCTACAAAAGACTTAATCATGCCCATTGTGTTAGAGTTTTTAGAGGGTTTGAATTTCGGGAAGTCTATGCGTTGGGGCAATGTGGAAAAAAGCTTTATCAGACCCATTCATAATATTTGCGTGTTGTTTAATGGGGAAAATTTTAACGATATTGAAGTCAAAGAGTATGGCTTTAAAACCAAGCAAGCCACGAGAGTGCACCGACAAGAGGGTTTTGATTTTATCCAGGTGGATAGCCCTAAAGCGTATTTTGAAGTTTTAGAAAAAAACCATGTCATTTTAGACCCTAAAAAGCGCGAAGCTAAAATCTTACAAGAAATTAAAGAGCTAGAAACAAAGCATTGCATCATCGTAGAAACAGATAGGGATCTATTAGATGAGGTTGTAGCGATCACGGAATACCCCAGTGCGCTTTTAGGGGAGTTTGACAAGGCGTTTTTAAAATTACCCAGTGAAATCATCACCACTTCCATGAAAGAAAACCAACGCTATTTTGCGGTTTTTAGTCAAAAAAGCCAAGAAAGCCCAACATTACACAACGGCTTCATTGTGGTGAGCAACGCTATCAATAAAGACAAGCAAAAAATCATTGCAGGCAATCAAAAGGTTTTAAAAGCCCGTTTGAGCGATGCGGTTTTCTTTTATGAAAACGATCTCAAAAAGCCTTTAGATAACGCTCCTTTAGAGAGCGTGGTTTTTGTGCAAGGTTTAGGGACTTTAAAGGATAAAATGGAGCGAGAATTAATCATCGCTCAATACTTGACGCAAAAATACGCTCCATCTTTAAACATGCCTTTAGAAAAATCCCTTGAATTGATTGGCCGAGCCGTTAAAATCGCTAAGGCGGATTTACTCAGTGAAGTGGTGTATGAATTTAGCGAGCTTCAAGGGATCATGGGCTATTACTACGCTTTAAAACAAAACGAAAACGAGTTAGTCGCCTTGAGTTTGAAAGAGCAGTATTTGCCCGCAAGCGAAAACGCTCCCTTGCCCTCTAGCGTTTTTAGCGCGATCGTGGCTTTGAGCTTGAAATTAGACAGCCTGTTTTCTCTTTTTAGCGCAGGTAAAATCCCTAGCGGATCTAAAGATCCTTTTGCTTTAAGGCGTTTGAGTTTTGGGCTATTGAAAATCATCGCGCATTATGGGTTAGAATTTGATTTGAAAGCGGATTTGAAAAACCTCTTTGAAAAAGTGGGCGTTTATCAAAACTTTGATTTAGAGATTTTAGAGAAGTTTTTACTGGAGCGCTTTCATAATTTAATAGATTGTAACCCTTCTATTATAAGGAGCGTGTTAAACACCAACGAGCGAGATATTGTTAAAATCATTCAAAAAGTCAAAGCCTTAAAACGCTTTTTAGACGATCCCAAGAACGCTCAAAAAAAAGAGTTGCTTTTTAGCGCTTTCAAACGCCTAGCAAATATCAACAAAGACAGAAACCCTAACGAATCAAGCGAGTTTTCCATAAGTCTTTTCAAAGAATCGCAAGAGTATGCCCTTTTTGAAGCGTTCAATACGATCAAAACAAGCGCTTTTGAGAGTTTGGATAGTAAAATAGAGGCTTATTTTGGTTTGCATGTGCCTTTAGAAGAATATTTTAAAAGCGTGCTGGTCATGGATAAAGATATAGAAATCCAAAAAAATCGTAAAAATTTCTTGTGGGGCGTGTATCAAAGTTTCTTAGAAATTGGGGATATTAAAGAAATTGCGATTTAA
- a CDS encoding TolC family protein: MRFNFFKRKVQRFCLGVTFLISGAGVLDAKIFTLQEFFKEVETNSMELIGKKADFKSRLNEQRSINAWDFPYIDNETSMVKNFQGIIEAQPRTLLIVRPKLPWVSSLLSKSLSIKTIQYDKSYQLNKNLAFIGAKRLYLTYVMTKEKYQVYVQREANFYSQLKIAKEKVKAGSMSEKDYINFNNSYLESKLAKTNVETKLIDLEKMLDTMLAIVEPVKEGAHFDTYLNHLHDVKVIGLDFEYVRLEPEALKFKLDRSLYVDILDLTAKDYQVNAKLANRDVFNAFEFGIGSESYNSSTNLSIEVRIPLPVTPKNIYQKRKFLDLQSGTLAQNEVMKRNIRINANSYLNQLKTKEAYIETQKEAIANKKRLMEMGRIAYEAQKIGLFEYLIYQNSYMDALITLAEAKIEYINISALLEETLGESLTRLGELH, from the coding sequence TTGCGATTTAATTTTTTCAAACGCAAAGTCCAGCGTTTTTGTTTGGGGGTAACTTTTTTAATAAGCGGTGCGGGTGTGCTTGATGCGAAAATCTTTACCCTACAAGAATTTTTTAAAGAAGTAGAAACCAACTCTATGGAGTTGATCGGCAAAAAAGCCGATTTTAAAAGCCGTCTGAACGAACAGCGTTCAATCAATGCATGGGATTTTCCCTATATTGATAATGAAACTTCTATGGTGAAAAACTTCCAAGGCATTATAGAAGCGCAACCCAGAACCCTTTTAATAGTAAGACCCAAGCTCCCATGGGTGAGTTCGCTTTTATCCAAAAGCCTTTCTATTAAAACCATTCAATACGATAAAAGTTATCAATTAAATAAAAATCTCGCTTTTATTGGCGCTAAACGCCTTTATTTGACTTATGTGATGACTAAGGAAAAGTATCAGGTGTATGTGCAACGAGAAGCGAACTTTTATTCGCAGCTCAAAATCGCTAAAGAAAAAGTCAAAGCCGGCAGCATGAGCGAAAAGGACTATATCAACTTCAATAATTCTTATTTGGAATCCAAACTCGCTAAAACCAATGTGGAAACCAAACTCATAGATTTAGAAAAAATGCTAGACACGATGCTAGCGATTGTGGAGCCGGTCAAAGAGGGGGCGCATTTTGACACTTATTTAAACCATTTGCATGATGTCAAGGTGATCGGTTTGGATTTTGAATACGTGCGATTAGAGCCTGAAGCTTTAAAGTTTAAATTGGATCGCTCGTTGTATGTGGATATTTTGGATTTGACGGCTAAAGATTATCAGGTGAATGCGAAATTGGCTAATAGAGATGTGTTTAATGCATTTGAGTTTGGGATTGGCTCTGAAAGCTATAACTCTTCCACTAACCTTTCTATAGAAGTGCGTATCCCTTTACCGGTAACGCCTAAAAACATCTATCAAAAGCGTAAATTCTTGGATTTGCAAAGCGGGACGCTCGCGCAAAATGAAGTGATGAAACGAAACATTAGAATCAACGCCAACTCCTACTTAAACCAGCTCAAAACCAAAGAAGCATACATTGAAACCCAAAAAGAAGCCATTGCCAATAAGAAGCGTTTGATGGAAATGGGGCGCATCGCTTATGAAGCCCAAAAAATCGGGCTTTTTGAATACTTGATTTATCAAAATTCTTACATGGACGCTCTTATTACTCTGGCGGAAGCCAAGATTGAATACATTAATATTAGCGCGCTTTTAGAAGAAACTTTAGGGGAGAGCTTGACCAGATTAGGAGAATTGCATTGA
- a CDS encoding efflux RND transporter periplasmic adaptor subunit codes for MKRALWWLVLMGVFSMGVSLKAKEYPEIVLEEKNLQPMGLKVIKLDKEIFSKGLPFNAYIDFDSKSSVVQSLSFDASVVAVYKREGEQVKAGDAICEVSSIDLGNLYFELQNNQNKLKIAKDITKKDLELYRAGVIPKREYQTSFLTSEEMGLKVEQLESAFKSFGVDPKNPKGQYGFRIVARDGGLLALAPKNVGEKILAFTSYVRISKSDDLIAQIKLPVSVSKSIRRDSPVYNEEGEKIGKIQSVSVVLDKGSNTILATALLDEGNYHVGEMVEMYIQGSQPKDSVLIPSNALIRNGKDYLVFVRTPKGFRPVVVQVLEERSKIFIVNAQNLHPNDSVAVGSLIGLKGMINNLGEE; via the coding sequence TTGAAGCGGGCGTTATGGTGGCTTGTGTTAATGGGTGTTTTTTCAATGGGCGTTTCTTTAAAGGCCAAAGAGTATCCAGAAATTGTTTTAGAAGAAAAAAACTTGCAACCTATGGGGTTAAAGGTTATTAAATTAGATAAAGAAATTTTCAGTAAAGGGCTTCCTTTTAACGCTTATATTGATTTTGATAGTAAAAGCTCTGTGGTGCAGAGCTTGAGTTTTGATGCGTCTGTGGTTGCGGTTTATAAAAGAGAGGGCGAGCAGGTGAAGGCTGGAGATGCGATCTGTGAAGTGAGTTCCATTGATTTGGGCAATTTATATTTTGAATTGCAAAACAACCAAAATAAATTAAAAATCGCTAAAGATATTACTAAAAAAGATTTAGAGCTTTATAGGGCGGGGGTGATCCCTAAAAGGGAGTATCAAACGAGCTTTCTAACCAGTGAAGAAATGGGCTTAAAGGTGGAACAATTAGAGAGCGCGTTTAAAAGCTTTGGCGTGGATCCCAAAAACCCTAAAGGGCAGTATGGTTTTAGGATTGTGGCTAGAGACGGCGGTCTTTTAGCGTTAGCGCCTAAAAATGTGGGCGAGAAGATTTTAGCTTTCACTAGCTATGTGCGTATTTCAAAAAGCGATGATTTGATCGCTCAAATCAAATTGCCTGTAAGCGTTTCTAAATCCATTAGAAGAGATTCGCCGGTCTATAATGAAGAGGGGGAAAAAATCGGGAAGATCCAAAGCGTTTCGGTGGTGTTAGACAAAGGCTCTAACACGATTTTAGCCACCGCTTTATTAGATGAGGGCAATTACCATGTGGGGGAAATGGTAGAAATGTATATTCAAGGCTCTCAACCCAAAGACTCGGTTTTAATCCCTTCAAACGCTTTGATTAGAAACGGAAAGGATTACCTGGTGTTTGTGAGAACGCCTAAAGGTTTTAGGCCTGTGGTGGTTCAAGTTTTAGAAGAGCGCAGCAAGATTTTTATCGTGAACGCTCAAAATTTACACCCTAATGACAGCGTGGCAGTGGGGTCATTGATAGGGTTAAAAGGCATGATCAACAATTTAGGGGAAGAATAA